DNA sequence from the Leptospira limi genome:
CTTCTGCATCCGTGTTTTGCACTTCCACAGTAGTTCCATTATAAGCAGTATAAACATCACCTGGTTTAATTGCTTTTCCATCTGGCATGTTTTCCGCAACACCAATGGCTGCAATGATATGGATAGGAATCTCAAGAGCGGCGATAGCTCCGATGGCATGGATGGTTGCCGCGGCTCCGCACATATCATATTTCATTTCATGCATTTCACCTGGTGGTTTTAAGGAAATACCACCTGTATCAAAGGTTAATCCTTTACCAACAATGGCGAATTTCTTTTTGGCTTTTGCCGGTTTGTATTCCAGAATCACCATTTTGCCTTCTAACTCAGAACCACGAGAGACTGCAAGGATACCACCTAACCCCTCCTTTTTGAGTTGGGTTTCATCCCACACTTTTACAGAGAGTTTGTATTCTTTGGCTATTTCTTTTGCTCGAGAAACAAAGTCATTTGGAGTGAAGTAATTTGCTGGTAAATGAGCGATGTGACGAGCACCATTCACATGTTTTGCGACAACTTTACTTTTTGATAGTCCAGTTTCTGCTAAACTACTAGCTGATTTGTCTTCAAATTTTAAAAAGACAGCTCCTACTTTCTTTTTTTCTTTGTCTTTCTTTTTTGTCTGTAATACTGAAACTGGATAACTTCCAATATAGAGTGTATTGGCAATTTGATAGGCAATTCGGTCAGCAGAAAACTTTTTGGAAAGTGTTTTCGAAATATGAATTTCCAATCCCATACCATCATAGTTTAGGATTTTTTCTCCATACTTAAAAAAATGAGAAATGAATTTTCGGAAGTTTAATTTATCCTTTTCGCCTAATCCAAGATAAATGGTTTGTTCTGCCTCATCTCGAAATTCTTTTCCCAGTTCTCCTGAAAACACTTTGGTTTCGATTTGTGTTGGGAATTTTTTTCCGAGTTCCTCTTTCACATCTTCTTGGAAAATAGGAATTAATTTATAAAAGGAACCAGATTTGAAGTTTCCGATTTGGATTTGGAGTGGAGAGATTTCGATTTTCATTTCCCTTGGATTTCCTGAATGTCTTTAATGATTTCTTCAACGTGTCCTTTTACCTTCACGCTGTCATAGATTTTTTTAATTTTGAGAGAACCGTCGAGAAGGAAGGTCGATCGAACGATTCCCATTCCTTTACGTCCCATAAATACTTTTTCGCGCCACACACCATAGGCTTCGCAGATTTCTCCAGATTCATCGGAGATAAGATCAAAATTGAGTTCTTGTTTTTCGATGAATTTGGTATGGGATTTGGGATTGTCTTTGGAAATTCCTACGACGTTATAACCAAATTTTTTGAGACGGGCAAAGTTGTCTCGGAAGTCACAGGCTTCTGTTGTACATCCAGGGGTCATGTCTCTTGGATAAAAATAAACAACGACTCCATTTTTTCCTGTTAGATCGGCGAGTTTCACTTTTTCGCCGTTTTGGTTGACACTTGTAAAATTGGGGGCTTTTTTCCCTACTTCCAACATAATTTGCACTCCTGGTAAATTCATTCTTTTAGACAATTTTCAGTTGTCAATTTCGGAAAATGGTTCGATACTTATTATATGGATTCGAAAGAAAGGGTACAACTCATCCGGGAAGGAAATACTGCCTTTAATGCAGGTGATATCCGGAAAGCTCGTGAACTCTTTCTGAAAACAGACTACAAAGACGGGCTCATCCGTTTGGGTGACCATTTTATGTACGACCGTAAACTTCCCATGTTGGCCTTTGGGTATTACAAAAAAGCAGGTCGTCAAGACAAGGTTGATGAAATTTACCAACGAATGGTCTATGCACTTTCT
Encoded proteins:
- a CDS encoding leucyl aminopeptidase translates to MKIEISPLQIQIGNFKSGSFYKLIPIFQEDVKEELGKKFPTQIETKVFSGELGKEFRDEAEQTIYLGLGEKDKLNFRKFISHFFKYGEKILNYDGMGLEIHISKTLSKKFSADRIAYQIANTLYIGSYPVSVLQTKKKDKEKKKVGAVFLKFEDKSASSLAETGLSKSKVVAKHVNGARHIAHLPANYFTPNDFVSRAKEIAKEYKLSVKVWDETQLKKEGLGGILAVSRGSELEGKMVILEYKPAKAKKKFAIVGKGLTFDTGGISLKPPGEMHEMKYDMCGAAATIHAIGAIAALEIPIHIIAAIGVAENMPDGKAIKPGDVYTAYNGTTVEVQNTDAEGRLVLGDVLSYVSKNYKPDYMVDLATLTGAVIIALGHEAAAILTNSDPLREALFKASEASDDRVWELPLWEEYGEDLKSDIADLKNITGGGKGAGTISAGVFLSKFVDESINWAHIDIAGAAWRKKKSGTQFHGPTGYGVRLLVDLAKELASK
- the bcp gene encoding thioredoxin-dependent thiol peroxidase translates to MLEVGKKAPNFTSVNQNGEKVKLADLTGKNGVVVYFYPRDMTPGCTTEACDFRDNFARLKKFGYNVVGISKDNPKSHTKFIEKQELNFDLISDESGEICEAYGVWREKVFMGRKGMGIVRSTFLLDGSLKIKKIYDSVKVKGHVEEIIKDIQEIQGK